Below is a genomic region from Halorubrum depositum.
GAGAGAACGCGAAACAGCAGAAGACCGCGACCGCGGACCGCGCCGTCGACTTAGAAGTAGTCGATCGACTGCGGCAGTTCGAGCTTCATCCCCTTGCGCTCGCGGATCTCCATGATCTTCTCGCGCTGGAGGTTGTCGACGAGGACGCGGAAGCCCGCATTCTCCGTGTTCCACGAGGCGCGGCCCTCGGTGGCCGAGCGGATGTCGGAGGAGAAGCCGATCATCTCCTCGACGGGCGCGATGCCCTCGACGACCATGAGGTCGCCCTCCTGGTACATGTCGTCGACGCGGCCGCGGCGGCCTTGGATCTCGCCGGACGCCGCGCCCATGTGCTCCGAGGGCACGTCGATCCGGACGTCCTGGATCGGCTCGAGCAGGCGGACCTCGCCGTCGATCAGCGCGCGGTGGACCGCGTCGCGGACGGCGGGGATGACCTGCGCGGGCCCGCGGTGGATGGTGTCCTCGTGGAGCTTCGCGTCGTGCAGGCGGAACAGCGACCCCTGGACCGGCTCGGCGGCGAGCGGCCCGTCGTCGAGCGCCTCCTGGAGCCCCTCTAAGACGAGCTCCATCGTCTCGTTGAGGTGCTGAATCCCCTTCGTGTCGTCGATGAGGATGTTGGTCCGGTGGATGTCCTCGACGTTCTGCGAGGTGTCCTTGTCCATGCCGGCCTCCTGGAGCGCCTCGCGGCGCTCCAGTTCGGGCATGTCCATCGAGACCTCGCCGAGCTGGATGGCGTCGACGATGTCCTGGGACATCGGCTGGACGGTGATGTAGAACTTGTTGTGGCGGTTCGGCGAGACGCCCTCGACCTCGCGGGACGCCTCCTGGGGCTGTTCGCGGAAGACGACGATCGGCTCGCCGGTGATGACCGGGATCCCCTGGTTGTCGCGGATCCGCTGGGTGATCACTTCGAGGTGGAGCTCGCCCTGCCCGCTGATGAGGTGTTCGCCCGTGTCCTCGTTGATCTCGATCTGGATCGTCGGGTCCTCCTTCGCGACCTGCTGGAGCGTCTCGATGAGCTTCGGCAGGTCGTCCATGTTCTGCGCCTCGACGGACTTCGTGATGACCGGCTCGGAGATGTGCTCGATCGACTCGAACGGCGTCATCTCCACGGAGGAGACGGTGGAGCCGGCGATGGCGTCACGGAGGCCGGTGACCGAGGCGATGTTACCGGCCGGGACGTGCTCCACCTCCTCGCGCTCCGACCCCATGAAGAGGCCGACGCTCTGGATGCGGTTCTTGCCCGCCGTGCCGGAGACGTACAGCTCCTGGCCCTTCTCCAGCGTGCCGGAGAAGACGCGGCCCGTCGCGATCTCGCCCGCGTGCGGGTCCATCGAGATGTCGGTGACCATGAAGACGACCTCGCCGTCCTCGTCGACCAGTCGCATCGTGTCGGCCAGGTCGGACTCGGGGTCGCCGCGCCAGATGCGCGGGACGCGGCGGGGCTGGGCGTCGACCGGGTTCGGGAAGTGCTCGCAGACCATGTCGAGCACGACGTCCGACAGCGGCGTCCGCTCGTGGAGCTCGTCGCGCTTGTCGTTCTGTTCGAGGTCCATGATGTCGCCGAAGTCCATGCCGGTCCGCTGCATCGACGGCATGGAGACGCCCCACTTGTACAGCGCGGAGCCGAACCCGACCGTGCCGTCCTCGACGGAGACGGTCCAGTCCTCGGGGATGTCGTCCATGTTCTCGGCCATCCCGCGGATGAGCTCGTTGACGTCGGCGATGACGGACATCAGCCGCTCCTGCATCTCCTGGGGCCCCTCCTGAAGCTCGGAGATGAGGCGGTCGACCTTGTTGATGAACAGCGCCGGCTTCACGCCCTCGCGGAGCGCCTGCCGGAGCACCGTCTCGGTCTGAGGCATCGCGCCCTCGACGGCGTCGACGACCACTAAGGCGCCGTCGACCGCGCGCATCGCGCGGGTGACGTCGCCCCCGAAGTCGACGTGGCCCGGGGTGTCGATGAGGTTGACGAGGTGGTTGGTGTCCTCGTACTCGTGGGTCATCGAGACGTTCGCCGCGTCGATGGTGATACCGCGCTCCTGTTCGTCCTCCTTCGTGTCCATCGCGAGCTGCTCGCCCGCGGTGTCCTGGGAGATCATGCCGGCGCCGGCCAGCAGGTTGTCGGAGAGCGTCGTCTTCCCGTGGTCGACGTGGGCGGCGATGGCGATGTTCCGGATGTTCTCCGGAGTGTCCATCAGCCGCTCGCACTCTTGAACGATCTTCTTGCGTCGGCCCATTATACCGCTTGTTACCGATAGCAGGGTCAAAAGGGTAGTGTTTCTCCGCGGCCGTTTCGCCGAGGATCACCCCCGATCGCTGGCGATTTCGTGTCGATCGGTCGCACGGTTCGGGGGCGAACCGGGGCCGATGTCGGCCCCGCCGTCCGCTGTGCGGCAGCGACCGCGTCCACGCGGATTTAAGTGCTCCGTGGGGGACCGAGGCGTATGAACGAGACGCTCTCACGGCTCGCCGACACCGGCGTCGTCGCGGTGCTGCGCGGCGTCGAGGCCGACCAGCTCATCGAGATCACGGAGGCGCTCCGCGAGGGCGGAGTCACCGCCGTCGAGATCACCGCGGACACGCCCGACGTCGCCGGAAAGCTCGGCGAGGTGACGGGGTCGTTCGGCGACGAAGTGGTCGTCGGCACCGGCACCGTCCTCGACAGCGAGACCGCCCGGACGACGCTGATGGCCGGCGCGGAGTTCGTCGTCTCGCCGAGCCTCCACGAGGACGTGATCGAGACGTGCAACCGCTACGGCGCCGTCACCGCGCCCGGCGTGATGACCCCGACGGAGGCGATCCGCGGCTACGAGGCCGGCGCCGACTTCGTGAAGGTGTTCCCCGCGAAGACCGTCGGCCCGGCCCACCTCGGCGCGATGAAGGGCCCGCTCGGCCAGATCCCGATGATGCCGACCGGCGGCGTCAGCCCGGACAACGCCGGCGACTACGTCGAGGCCGGCGCGTTCGCGGTCGGCGCCGGCGGCGCCCTCGTCGACTACGACGCCGCCGACCGCGGCGACTACGAGACGATCACCGAGACCGCCCGCGAGTTCACGCGGGTCGTCGAGGAGGCGCGGACCGACGGCTGAGGAAACGACCGGTGCCGTGACGGTCCCGCTATAATCCCATGCCATACCATGCCACAGGTACAAGCGTGCGAGTGCGCAAGCCCGAGGTGACTTCCAGCCCGCTCTGCGAGAGGTACACCCGTCTGGAAGTCATCCCGAGACCCCTGTCGGAACTAATCCCCCGGTCCGCCGCCGGGAATCCCCCTTCCCGGCGGGACCGGTCGGCCGTCGCGTCCCGCGCCGTGACGACACGCGTGCCGCGGCCGCGACGCCTCACATGAAGTCGGCGATGCCGGACTGCTTGTTCGTATCGTCCTCGAAGATCGATTCGAGCGACTCCTCTAACACCTTCAGCCGCTGTTTCGTGTAGGGCCGACAGCCGAACCGGTCGGCGACCTCGATCGCCGTGTCGACGTACTTGTTCACCGACCCCTGGTGGACGGTGAGGTTCACCCGCCCGCCGCACTCGCGGCAGTCCCCCGAGAGGGGCATCCGGCGGTACTTCTCGCCGCAGTCGAGACACCGCGTCTCCTGCCGCGAGAACGCCCGGAGGTTCCCGATGATGTCCGGCAGGAAGTGGTACTCGATGACCCGCTCGGCCACGTCGGTCTCGTCGACCGCGCGGATCTTCCGGGCCAGCTCCAGCTGTGCGTCCATCTTCTCCATCATGTCCCCGAGCGTCTTGTACGCCGACAGGTCCGGCCCCATCGCGATGTCCGTCGTGTCGTGGGTGTGGTCGAACCCGTGGTACTCCTCGTCGGTCCCGAGCGTGTCCTCGCCGAGTTGGATGCGATCCTCCAGCTCCTCCGGGTCCGTCAGATCCAGCGTCGCCTCGTAGAACTCGCGCGGGTACTCGCGCACGATGTCCATGTTGTGCGCCTCGTCGTCGATCTCCGAGGGATCGATCCGCGAGGACATGACCAAGGGCGCGTCCATGCGCCCGCCCCGCTGGTCGGGGAGAAATTCTTTCGAGAAGTTGAGAAGTCCGTCCATGAGAAGCATCACGCAGTCTTCGTCACCATCGCAATTTCGACGCTTGGCGGCGTGAAAGTACGGATGAGCGTATCCCACCGCGGCCGACGTAAATCCTACCACTCTCCCGACAGTCGCGGCGCTCGTGTGGGGCGCCATCCCGAAGACGAGCTCGCCGACGAGGTCGTCGCGCTCGTTCACCTCGTAGAAGCGGGGGAGGCCGTAGAACTGCTCGAGGAGGTCGTCGACGAAGTCGGCGGTCCGCAGCATGTGCTCGGCGGCGCCGTCCGAGAGGACGATGTCCTGCACCCGGAGCTCCACGAGCTGGTCGTCGTGGCGCAGCGGCTCGCCGTCGATGTCGGTCTCGTAGCCGATCTCGCGGAGGTGGTCGGCGGTGACGTCGAGCTCCTCGGGCCGGACCGACGTGACCGGGAGGTCCGTCATGTCGTACCTGACAGTGCCGTCCTTGAACGACGTGACGCCGTTCTTCGCGCGTAAGATCCCCTTCTCCATCGGCTCGGGCGTCTTGTTCCGCGAGGTGAGCCCCTGGACCCCCTTCAGGATCTCGAAGGACGCCTCGCGCTCGCCGACGTTCGCCAGCGCGGAGCGGTACGCGTCGTTGAGGTCGACCTCCTGGTACGTCGCCGCCCGCACCTCCCACTCGCAGCGCGGGCACTCGACGCGGCCGGCCTCGTCGGGCTCGCAGACGGTGCCGCAGTCGTTACACTCGTAGTGGGGCTCGGTGTGGACCTCGCAGTCGGGGCACCGCGCCTTGTAGGTGTGCTCGCCGCAGTCGGGACAGAGCCGGTCCGAGACCTGGAGCTCCAGCCGACCGCGGTGGCCCGAGTCGTCCATCACGCTCGCGGCCTCGGCGACGTCGCGCTGGGGGCCGCCGGCCTCGTTGATCGGGAACAGCGTGTGGACCGCCGGGGAGAGGTCGCGGCTCTCCGACTTCTCGGGCCGGCCCATTCGGTTGCCGATCCGGGTCGGCGCCCGCTCTCTGATCGCGAACGGCGCGACCTCGTTGACGGCCTTCACGGCGTTCTCGCCGCCGTCCCACTCGCGGGCCGCCGCCGAGAGGTCGCCCTCGTCCCACGTCTTCCGGAGGCCGTCGTCGACCCCGAGCGACCGCGCGAGCGGGCGCCACGTGGGGATCCGGAGCGCGTCGGGCGTGGCGACGTGCTCGACCAGCAGCGCCTCCAAGGCCGTTTGCGTCGTCTCGGTGCGCTCGATCGCGAGGACGCCCTCGACCACGTCGCCGGCGGCGACCGCCTCGGCGAGCGCCGCGAACGCCCCGACCGACACGTCGTGCCAGAGGTAGGTGTACTCCGGGTGGAGCGGGCAGTCGTACTCGCGCGCCCACGCGAGCGCCTCGTCGACGTCGGGGTGTTCGAGGTCGACGTGGGGGTCGTCCGCCATGGCCTGCACGTCGGCGCCGGCGTCGGCGAACTCCTTCACCCACCACTCGTACACGTAGGAGGCGGGCGCGAGCGGGTGGTTGTTCTCGACGAACTCGCCGTAGTTGACGAGGTACTCGCCTAAGTCGAGCACCTTCTCCACGCCGTTGCGGACTTCTTTCGCCTCCTCGGGGTCGTCGATGCGCCGGACCTCACCGTTGGCGAGCCGGACCGTCGGCCCCTCGATGGAG
It encodes:
- a CDS encoding bifunctional 4-hydroxy-2-oxoglutarate aldolase/2-dehydro-3-deoxy-phosphogluconate aldolase, which gives rise to MNETLSRLADTGVVAVLRGVEADQLIEITEALREGGVTAVEITADTPDVAGKLGEVTGSFGDEVVVGTGTVLDSETARTTLMAGAEFVVSPSLHEDVIETCNRYGAVTAPGVMTPTEAIRGYEAGADFVKVFPAKTVGPAHLGAMKGPLGQIPMMPTGGVSPDNAGDYVEAGAFAVGAGGALVDYDAADRGDYETITETAREFTRVVEEARTDG
- a CDS encoding elongation factor EF-2, with amino-acid sequence MGRRKKIVQECERLMDTPENIRNIAIAAHVDHGKTTLSDNLLAGAGMISQDTAGEQLAMDTKEDEQERGITIDAANVSMTHEYEDTNHLVNLIDTPGHVDFGGDVTRAMRAVDGALVVVDAVEGAMPQTETVLRQALREGVKPALFINKVDRLISELQEGPQEMQERLMSVIADVNELIRGMAENMDDIPEDWTVSVEDGTVGFGSALYKWGVSMPSMQRTGMDFGDIMDLEQNDKRDELHERTPLSDVVLDMVCEHFPNPVDAQPRRVPRIWRGDPESDLADTMRLVDEDGEVVFMVTDISMDPHAGEIATGRVFSGTLEKGQELYVSGTAGKNRIQSVGLFMGSEREEVEHVPAGNIASVTGLRDAIAGSTVSSVEMTPFESIEHISEPVITKSVEAQNMDDLPKLIETLQQVAKEDPTIQIEINEDTGEHLISGQGELHLEVITQRIRDNQGIPVITGEPIVVFREQPQEASREVEGVSPNRHNKFYITVQPMSQDIVDAIQLGEVSMDMPELERREALQEAGMDKDTSQNVEDIHRTNILIDDTKGIQHLNETMELVLEGLQEALDDGPLAAEPVQGSLFRLHDAKLHEDTIHRGPAQVIPAVRDAVHRALIDGEVRLLEPIQDVRIDVPSEHMGAASGEIQGRRGRVDDMYQEGDLMVVEGIAPVEEMIGFSSDIRSATEGRASWNTENAGFRVLVDNLQREKIMEIRERKGMKLELPQSIDYF
- a CDS encoding DNA polymerase II large subunit, yielding MRPDDERYFARIEDRLDEALALAETAKGQGYDPEPEVEIPVARDMADRVENILGIDGVAERVRELEGEMSREEAALELVTDFVEGTVGDYDSRAGKVEGAVRTAVALLTEGVVAAPIEGIDRVELLENDDGTEFVNVYYAGPIRSAGGTAQALSVLVADYARSLLGIDEYKPRDVEVERYAEEIALYDKETGLQYTPKDKESKFIAEHIPIMLDGEATSDEEVSGFRDLERVDTNSARGGMCLVAAEGIALKAPKIQRYTRDLDEVDWPWLQDLIDGTIGKDGSGESDAAGSDDGSGDGDSGDDAESDAGDTGDDGDEDGTDEPDGPPRAKPSQKFLRDLIAGRPVFTHPSEAGGFRLRYGRARNHGFATGGVHPATMHLVDDFLAAGTQIKTERPGKAHGVVPVDSIEGPTVRLANGEVRRIDDPEEAKEVRNGVEKVLDLGEYLVNYGEFVENNHPLAPASYVYEWWVKEFADAGADVQAMADDPHVDLEHPDVDEALAWAREYDCPLHPEYTYLWHDVSVGAFAALAEAVAAGDVVEGVLAIERTETTQTALEALLVEHVATPDALRIPTWRPLARSLGVDDGLRKTWDEGDLSAAAREWDGGENAVKAVNEVAPFAIRERAPTRIGNRMGRPEKSESRDLSPAVHTLFPINEAGGPQRDVAEAASVMDDSGHRGRLELQVSDRLCPDCGEHTYKARCPDCEVHTEPHYECNDCGTVCEPDEAGRVECPRCEWEVRAATYQEVDLNDAYRSALANVGEREASFEILKGVQGLTSRNKTPEPMEKGILRAKNGVTSFKDGTVRYDMTDLPVTSVRPEELDVTADHLREIGYETDIDGEPLRHDDQLVELRVQDIVLSDGAAEHMLRTADFVDDLLEQFYGLPRFYEVNERDDLVGELVFGMAPHTSAATVGRVVGFTSAAVGYAHPYFHAAKRRNCDGDEDCVMLLMDGLLNFSKEFLPDQRGGRMDAPLVMSSRIDPSEIDDEAHNMDIVREYPREFYEATLDLTDPEELEDRIQLGEDTLGTDEEYHGFDHTHDTTDIAMGPDLSAYKTLGDMMEKMDAQLELARKIRAVDETDVAERVIEYHFLPDIIGNLRAFSRQETRCLDCGEKYRRMPLSGDCRECGGRVNLTVHQGSVNKYVDTAIEVADRFGCRPYTKQRLKVLEESLESIFEDDTNKQSGIADFM